The genome window CGGGACAGTGAACTCTCTCTCCCTCCCGTACCGGGCGTAGAGGAGGACGAGGACGACCGGCATCGCGACGACCGAAAGTACGCTCAGCGCGCGCAGCGTGGTTGCCGCGAGGAGGGGAATGATATCATAGGCAGGGTTTGCTGCCCGGATCTTCCCCGCGACGTCGTCCACAGGCACGGGAAAGCCGGGGATCCCGCCCATCTCCCCCGCCGGGAAGAGGACCTCTATCCCGAGGACCTCGTCGCCCGCGACGCTCCCCGCGACGACGACTGCCCCGCCATCCCGGGAGACGGACAGCCCCGGCGGGTGGGGGAAGACCTCGCGCGCGTACCGGGCGGGGACCCGGACCTCGACGTTGCGGAACGGGACGTGGCGGTCGACGAGGCGGAGGTTCAGGTGGGCATCGCGCGCGTCATGCTCCACGGGCGGGCTGAGGACGTACCGGTAAGTGACGGTGTAGGTCCCCCGCGGGAAGTAGGAAGGGTTGTAGATCCCCACCTCGTTCCGTTCTGCCCTCTCCCCGACGAACATCGCGTGGGCAGGGTTCCCGGAGCCGTGGAGGGTTACCTCCCCGAGCCTGTCCTTCACGTACCCCACGGTCCCGGCGGGGACGTCCATCCCGGTGAGCCTCACGTGCGGCACATCGAGAGGCGCGGTGGAGAGGGGGGCGTCCCAGTAACGGTAGAGCATCCGGTACTTCCCGCCCGCCTTCACCTCGTACGAGAAGACCTCGACGAAGGTTCCGTCCTCGTGGAGTGTCGCCCGGTAATCCGCGACCACGAGGTCCCCCTCGAGGAGGGCCGGGACGAGGAGCGAGATCCCGATTGCCACGCCGCCCACGACGGCTGCGATGGCCACGAGGAGGGCGAGGTCCCTCTTCTCGCTGTCGAGCACCATTGGTCGGGTCGGCTAGAACGCGATCCTCGGGGGGGTCTGGATCGCTTCCTCGAACTCGAGGTACTCGAGTTTCTGCAGGCCGAGGATGCGGGCGACGATGTTTGACGGGATGACGTCGCGGAGGGTGTTGTACTGCTGGGAGATGTTGTTGTAGGTGTACCTCTGCCGCGCGATTTCGTCCTCGACGCCCCTCACGGCCTCCATCAGGTTCATGACCGTGCTGTTCGTCTTGAGGTCGGGGTAGTTCTCGGCCACGGCAAAGAGCCTCCCGAGGAGCGACCGGGACTCCCTCTCGATCTGGTTGAGGTCTCCCGGCCCGGCCGTGCCGACGCTCGCCCGCATCGCCGTGACCTTCTCGAATGTCTCCCGCTCGAACGCCGCGTAGCTCTTAACCGCGCCGAGGAGCTGCTCGATCATGTCGAGACGTTTCTTCATCGCGACGCGTATCTGGCCGAGCGTGGCCTCCGAGGCGTTCTTCAGGGAGAAGAACCTGTTGTAGATCCCGACGAAGTAGAGGATGATTCCCACCACGACGAGGATTGCGACGAGCGCGATGATCCATGGGATGAGAGCGCCGAGTAGCATACCACACCTTTCGCCCCGCCGCATCATTAACCTCCCCTCCGGGGCGGCCGCAGGGCGAGGGGAATCGAGAATGGCGCCCGGGAGGAGAATGGGGGACGCGCCCCCGGTCACTCCGGGACGATCCTCCCCACCACGCGGAGCTTGCCCCCCTCGAGGTAGTGGATGAGGACCGGGGACCCGGGGGGGTAGACGAGGTCCCTTTCCGACCGGAACGTCACCTCGGGTCTCCTCCAGTCCCCGCTGTTGTTCACGTACGCGACCCTCGCGGGGACGAACTGCATCCAGTGGCCGAGGTGGACGACCATCTGCTCCCTCAGCGGGGCGGGCCAGTAGCGGACGAGTTCTGCCCTCCCGTGGTGGATCCCCGAGACCACGAGGGAGGGATCGTTCGAGAGGACGTCGCCGCGGTCGATTCCGTCCGCCTCGATGCCCTTGAGGGCGAGTCCGACCCTGTCCCCCGCGGACGCGGAAGGCACGTCGTCGTCGTGCTTCTGGATGGAGCGGACGTGCGCGGCCCTGTTTGCCGGGAGCACCCGGAGCTCGTCGTGGACCCTGACAGTACCCCTCGCGACGGTGCCGAGCACGACGGTTCCCACCCCTTTCACGGGGAAGCAGTGGTCGACCGGGACCGCCCCGTGCTTCCCTTCCCCGCCGGGGGCCCCCCTCGCGCCCGCGATCTCGAGGAAGGTCTCCCGGAGGAGGTTGTGGTCGTCGGGCTGGAGCGCGTAGTTCCCGACCACCGTGTCCCTGACGAGGGGGACGACCTGGTCCGGCGAGAGGTAATTCCGCAGGACGAGGACCCCCTCGCGCACGCCCGCGGCATGGAGCATGAGGACGCACTCCCCGAACGCGGGGGTGATCTCGTCGACGACGAGCAGGGCCATGTCCGCCATCGAGACAGCGTAGAAGAGCGACGAGATCCTCTCCGGGTACCTGCTCGGCTCGACGTAGGTGACCGTTGTCTGGTCGCGCTTCTGGTTGTAGAAGGTGATGTCGGATACCGTGCCCTTCTTCCCGAGGTGACCGGCGTACCCGGCAGGACCGATGACCGCGACGGTGAGGTTCGGCATGTGCGATACACTATGGAGGGGGAGACGACATCATGGTTTTTCCGCCGCGGGCACCGTGTTCTTCCCTGGGGAGCGCGGGGGAGGGGGGGAGAGGTACCCCTCGATGGTTCTCCTCTTCAGGAAGAGGGCGAGCAAGGCGAGGAGACCGGCGAGCGTGCACGCTTGAGCGACCCTGTAATCGAGGGGTTCAAACGTGAATTCGACCCTGTCCGTCTCCTCCCCGAGTGTGCCCGAGACCATGTTCCCGGCCGGTTCCGCGTCCCTGCCGTTGACCTTCCACCCGGGGTAGTAAGCGGTCTTCAGGACGGCAATGTCGCCTTTATTGAAATGCCCCCTCAGCACCACCCTGTCGGGCGCAAATTCGTCGATGCACCCCTCGACGAGAACCCCGCCCCTCAGCACGAAGGCGTTCGGCAGGACATGCTCCATCCTGTAGAGGGGGACGCCTGCGACGACCATGGGGGTTCCCGGAAGCTGGACCGGGGAGCCCTCGAGCGCCGCCGTGTCGACGACCCAGTCCACCGTCGCGTAGGTGACGTTCCCTACCCGGTAACTCACTCCCGGTGTCCCCTCCAGAAAGTACGCGTAGTAAGCCCGGACGGGGTGGAGGCCATTCTGTACGTACCAGTAGGTGAAATCGATGTGCTGGAACGGCCAGCCCGTGTCGAGGACCCAGACCTGCCCCTGTCTCTCCGACATCTCCGCGATCGCCGACGCAACTGTCTTTCCCGGGCTCTCCCCGAGCCGCGGGTCAGAGTCTGCGAGGAAGCCCGTGCAGCCCCAGAGGGTCACGAAAAACCCGGCGAGGAGGATGACGCAGAGGGGACTTTTCGCGAAGGCCCTGAACCCCTCGCGGTCGGCACCGTACATTACGAGGACGAAAACTCCCGCCATCACGAGGATCTTCGCGACGTTCAGGGGCTGGAGGACCGGGAAATTCTCCACGAGGACCACTGCCTCGATGAGGAGGGCGGAAGCGAGAAAGAGGATAAGGTTCCTCTGCGTTGCCCTACCCGAATAGAGCAGCGCGAGGAATCCCCCCACGAGGACGAGCGAGAGGATCGCCTCGGCAGGCGGGACCGTCTGGAATGGCAGTTCGAGCAGCTTCACGAGGAGGACTGTGGCAACCCCAAAGAGAACCCTCTTCTTGGCCGCGATGTCGGGAACGATCGCCCCGGACTGCCGGAAGGATGCACTCGCCTTCAGGAATCCTTCCACCGCGAGGAGGATGACGATGGGGACTACCGCGGCGAATATCCTCCCGGGGCAACGGAGGGACGCAAGGCCGGGGAGGAAGTGGATGAAGGAGAGGAGCGTGTTTCCCCCGTCTGCCCACAAGAAGGCGAGCACGATCGCGAAGAAACCGGGGACCGCGAGCGAACGGCGCCCGAGTACGAGCCCGAGAAGCGCGAAAATGCACAGGACCGCCCCGACGAGGACGATGCTCTCGTGCAGGCCGTAACGGGAATTGATCGTCGTTCCGAAGATGAAGGAACTCAGGTTCCGCTCGAGGAGACCGCCGCCCGAGAGGGGGTCGATCGGGTCGATCCTCACGATGGAGCCTGACACGAGGAGGGAGGGGATCCACTTAATCGCCGATAAAAGCCCGGCGAGCGCGATTCCCGCAAAGATGCAGAAAGATGCCTTCCTGTCGACCGTCTTTTCCCACAGGCCAAACAGGAAGAAGATTCCAAGGACCATCGCCGCGAAGATGACGTAGTACGTCGTCCCCGTGAAGACCAACAGCGTGGCGACAACAGCGAAACACGCGATATTTTTTATTTTGAGGTCCCGGAACAACGCCATTTTGAGAGAACAGGAGTAGAGGAGGGGCAGCCACGCGAGGGCAAAGAGGATGACTGTCTGGCCGAGCCTCGCGAGGACCGCCCCGGAGAACGCGTAGGAGAGGGAGAAGACGAGGAGTACCCTCTCGTCCCGGGTGACGAGGGTCCCGAGGGAGCGGAAAGAGAAGAACGCGATGACGACGTGGAGGAGGAGGACGAAGTTCATCACCGTGATGTCGCGGGTGACGAGGAAAAAGGGGAAAGAGAGCGGGTAGTAGAGATCGAGGATGGGCCCCGCGTAGTCGGGGAACCCCGTGATCCACATGTTGTTCCACAGGGCGCCGGGGTTTGCAGCGTGGAAATGGTAGGGCATGGAAAGCTGGAGGATGTCGTGGAACTGCGCGATGAAAGCCCTGCTCAGCACGAAGACCTGAGGGAAAAGGATGAATGCGAAGATGACGGGGATGACCAAATAAGGGAATTTCTCTAAATGGAGAGATCCGGGTCTATAAAATTTCAAGTCCATACCGGAGTCTTCACGCCGGTCACCGAGATAAGAATTCCCTTTTCGCCGGGCGATACGGGGATTTCGCGTGCGAGGTGTAAATGTCCATCGCAGAACCATTTCCGTACCCGCCTCTCTTCGGCGTGGACGGAAAAACACCTCGTTTCTCCCCCGGGAGGTATTCGTCGTTGGTATCCGGACTATATACCTGGGTCGGTGAGGAACCAATATATGTGGTACAAATCGGATAATAATATGGAATAGAGACGGTTTTTCTCATGGGAAGCGACCGCGCAGGAAAGATTATCCATTTTGTCCAGATTGGCCTTGCCATCGCGATCATTCTCGCGATCTTCTCGTTTATCTCTGCGTCTGAATTCCTCGCAATTATCGCCTCGATAGACCTCCGGTTCTTCCTCCTCGCGCTCGCCTGCTACTTCTGCAACAATCTCCTCATGGCCCTCAGGCTCAAGCGGCTCCTCGCGCACCAGGGGAGAAAAATCAGGTTTAAATTCGCGTTCTGGGCCCACATGGCAGGAATGGCCCTCTCTGATTTCACTCCCCTACGGAGTGGCTACCTCTATACTGCCGTGGTACTTGACAAGAGAGGAGTCCCCCTCGAGACAGGCACGGCAACGATCACGTCGACGTACATCTACGATCTCCTCTTCAAAATCTCGATCGCGCTCCTCGGACTATGGTACCTCTACGCGACCCTCATCTCCCCCGGACTGTTCGCGGTCACCGTGGTGTTTGTCACGTCCATCGCCGTGATCCTCGCCTTTTACTTCCTCGCGCTCTATCCCCCGCGAATGGTGCGCCATTTCGCCGAGAAGTGGCGGTTGGGTTCCAAATTGCTCGCGATAGGCGAGGAAGGCCGCAAAATCCAACAATTCGTTCCCTTCATCCTCTGCATCGCCCTGCTCGGCTGGCTCCTCCGCGGCCTGCAGTGGTTCTTCGTGGGCATGTCGCTCCACGTGGTATTCCGGGCCCCCTACGACGCATTCTTCCTCTCGCCGCTGCTCACACTCTTTTCCCTCGTCCCGCTCACTCCCGCAGGACTCGGCATCCAGGAAACAGCGATCATCACGTTCTTCTCTCTCATCGGGATACCGATTGCACTCTCGGCGACGTTCGCACTGGTGGTCCGGGGAGGCGAGATCCTCGTTGATGCGTGCGGGATTAAGGGATTTTTTGTCCGGTCACAGGATGAATCGGCATTGAAAGCCCATTACCAGGCATTCCCGGGCGATATTGACGAGAAGGCATACAATTCCAACCTCCTCGTCCAGCGTTATTTTCAACGCAGGAAGACCGAGATGATAGAAAAATCCCTCGATTCCCGTGGCGGGGTCCTCCTCGACCTCGGCTGTGGCAGCGGAGTCCAGATTGCCGCGGTGCGGAGAGAGTACAAGGGGGAGGTAATCGGAATCGACTTGAACAGGAATGCCTTGCTCTACGCGCGGGGGAAAAACATCCCGGGGGCATCCTTCATCCTCGCGAATGTCCACCATCTCCCAATCCGCGAGGGCTCCGTGAACCAGGTCATCTGCTCGGAGCTAATCGAGCACCTCCCGAGACCTGAAGCAGTCATAGGAGAGATCCGCAGGGTCCTCGTCCCCGGTGGGGAAGTCGTGATCACGACACCGAACGAGCGCTCGATCTGGGGTCTTTACGAGCTCTTGTGGGACGTTTTCGGGCACGGGAGGAACTACGGGGAAACCCACCTCCGATTCTTCTCGGTCCCCGAGTTGTCTTCGCTCTTCTCGGATTTTACCTCTCGTTCCTCCCGCACGATCTTCTTCCTCTCCCCCGTCTTCGCACTCACGAATTCCCCTGCCTTCCTCCGCGCGGGACTGAAAATCGACGAGTTCTTCGAGAGATGGGGATGGGGTGTCTCGATCGTCTTCCACGCGAGGAAATGAGGGAGGACTGGATCCCGGCCACGGCGAGGAGCACCCAACCTATAAATTTCGACGACGCGAAGGGAATGAGAGGATCATGAATTCCCGCGGGAGCATGAGAAGCGAGATACACGGTTTTTTAGCGAATCCGGGTAAATCGGGTGGACCCTGCGACTTGACGGTTCTCGTGCCGACATACAACGAGAGAGAGAACGTGGAATCGATTATTAGCGCGGTCAACCAAGTCTTCGCCCGGTCTGGCATCCGGGGCCATATCCTCGTCGTCGATGACAATTCGTCGGACGGGACGATCGACATCGTCAAGTCCCTCATCCCCCGCTACCGGAACTTAAGTCTCCTCGTGAGGCACGAGAACCACGGCCTCTCCCCGTCCCTCTACGATGGTTTCTCCCTCTCCCCGTCAGACTACATCCAGTGTATCGATTGCGACTTCTCGCACCCCCCCGAGCTCATCCCTGAGTTTTACCGGTGTCTCAAAGAAGAGAATAGGGATATCGTCATCGGAAGCCGCTATATCCCGGGCGGTGGATCGGTGAACTGGCCGCTCATCCGCAGGATCCTCTCATACGGTGCGGCAGTCCTCGGGCGGTTCGTCATCCCCGTTGTCCACGACTCGGGGAGCGGTTTTTTTGCCATCAACCGGAGGGTTCTGGAGGGTGCTTCCCTTGCCCCCCGGGGCTTCAGGATGGGATTCGAGATCCTCGGGAAAGGAAACTGGAATTCTGTCAAGGAGATCCCCTTCATCTTCCGGAACCGAAATCAGGGAAAGAGCAAGCTGAAGCCCCGGATCATCCTCCAATTCCTCATCCAGATAGTGGGCATCCTCCACTACAATTTCATCCTGGAGAGAAGCGGGAACATCGTCAGGGCGTGGAAGATGCACCTTTCTCGATCCCCCGCGCATCGTGAGCACGGGGATCTCCCGGGAGGGATTCCGCCGGGAGAGAAAAAGTAATGGGTATGACCCGGGCATACTCTGGTGATTTAAATGGGACGAAAGAGTAAATCAAGAGCATTTGAGAAGCCTGAACAATCTCCTTCGCGCGATGCCGTTGATGTCCCGGGAAGCTCTGTACAGGGGACAATAAAAATAATTTTCGCGGATTTTTGGCTCCCTGTACTTGCCGCACTCACGTTGGCCGGTGCAACACTCCGCTTCTATAAACTCGATTTCAATTCCCTGTGGCTCGACGAGGCCTTCACCTACAACGCTGCGAAGGGTTCGCTCGCGGAGATATGGAACACGATGGAGGTGGGGGATTTCCACCCGCCCCTCTTCCACTGGATCGAGCACTTCATGCTCGCACTCGGGAACTCCGAGTTCATCCTCCGACTCGTTCCCGCGATCGCGGGGATATGCACGATCCCGGTCTTCTACCTTGTGGGAAAGGAACTCGCGGACGAGAGGGTCGGCGTGATCGCGGCAGCACTGCTCGCATTCTCCCCCTTCCACATCTACTATTCACAGGAGGCATACTCCTACTCACTGGTGCTCCTCGTCTTTTCCATCCTCCTGTATTCCTACCTGCGCGTCCTCCGCACGGGTGAACGCCGGTTCTATATAGCGGTCGGGATACTCTCCGCCCTCGCGTTCTGGATCCATTTCTACACCGCGATTCCCGTCTCCTTCGTGTACATTCACGCCGTTCTCCACGCGTACTGGACGAGGGGATCCTTGAGCCTCGAATCACTGAAGGACGTGTTTTACTCGGGTCTTACCTTCGTCGTTCTCATCTCTCCCCTCATCCCTGTCGTCATCCAGCGCTATTTCACGCTGACCGCGAGGCCCCCGACGTACGGCGTGCTGGGACTCCCCCTGATAAGCGAGACGTTCACCAGGTTCTCGTCGTTTTCCCCCATTCTCGCCATCCTGTTCGTTGTCACCTTCGCGGCGGGGGCGTTATTCCTCTACCGCGAGAACAAGTCCACCTTCGTGCTCTGGGTGATCCTCATCTCCCTCCCCCTCCTCCTCTCCGTCGTGCTCTCTTCGAAGATGACGATGAACCCGCGGTACCTCATCTTCCTGCTCGCCGTGTTCTACCCCGGCATGGCATGCGCGTACCAGTGGACGAGAAGGTTTTCCACGAAAAAATGGGTCGTATTCTCCTTCATCGTGCTGTTTGCACTGTGCTATACTCCTACCCTGGTCTCGTACTACAGCGGGTACACGAAGGAGAACTGGCGTGACCTTGCCAAGATAATGGAGCAAAAGACTTATCCCGGCGACATCATCGTGCTCGTGCCGTCGTACCTCGAGCTGCCATTCAAATATTACTACAAGAATGAAACGGACGAGACCGTCCTCCTCGGCGCGAGCAGTGTGCGGGAACTGGAAAGGATAACCTATTTGCGGGGAAACAGAACGGTCTACTACATCATGACGGGAGATGTATGGGCAGCGAATCCGGAGGGCGATGTCGTGAGGTGGCTAGAGAAGAATGCAACCTACAAGGGGACACTCACCCAGATTCATGTCTTCTCTTCCCCCTGAATCATTTTTGGCCCCCTCAGCACCCGCAGCAGTTCCCGTTCGTCCCTGACGACCCGCGACGGGACCTCAAGCATCAGGTTCACGTGCTCATGTGGCCCCGCCCTCCTGAAGTCCGTCCGCAGTGCGACGACAGGGATTCCCCTCGCGCAGGCGTACCCCATCTCCCACGCTGTTCCCGAGTCCGCGTCCGCCCCGTCGATGATCGCGACGAGGACGTCGCTCCTCTCGATCTCGGCGCAGCACCGCGAGAATATCTCTCGCATCCCGTGCACGTCGCGGTGGCCACTGTCGTCGCCTGCCTCCTGAGGGAGGAAGACCGAGAAATAATGGGACACGAGGAGGTCCCGGATGTACGCATTGTACCGCCTCTCCGCGGCCGAGAAGAGCGGCGCGGCGAGGTACACGCGGTACCGGGAGAAGTCGGTGACGTCGATCGCCGGGATGTCGGAAAACATCCGGAGGAACACGCCCCTCCCCTCCCGGAGGGCGGGACCCGTCCCGTCCTCCCCGTAGTACGTCGTGTCCACGCCGCAGGTCGGCGACGAGTTGACCCCGACGATGCAGAGCGGGGGCCCGCGGGTCCTCACAATCTCCCTCACTTCCGCCGCGAGCCTCCCGAGGAGGGCGAGGAATTCCTCCCTGTTGAGCCTCTCGAGGAAAGTCCCCGGTTCCCTCTCCCTCCCGAGGAAGAGCGTTTCAGGGCAGGGCAAGTCGACGATCTCTATCCCGAACTCGCGGCACCTCTCCCGCGCCCGCTCGAATGCCCGCAGGTCGGATTCCCGCGTGATTCCCCTCGCCCTCAGGCCCGGGTCGCTGATGCAGGGGCAGGCCAGCACATACATTGATACAATGTGGCCCCGCAGGGATACATAGATGATCCGGATCCTCGCGTTCCGGGACGACAGCTGCGATCCGCGGAAATGCACCGTAAAAAGGCTCGAACGGGCTGGCCTCGCCACGGTCGTCCCGAGGATCTCCCGCCTGCCGCGAAACACCCTCCTCCTCGACCCCACCGCCGGAAAGGCCCTCTCCCCCGCCGACAGGGACAGGAGGACCCTCTCTGTCCTCGACTGCTCGTGGGAGGTGATCGACGGCATCGGGCTCTCCTCGTTCCGGTACCGGAGGGCCCTCCCATACCTCGTCGCGGCAAATCCCGTCAACTTCGGCAGGCCGTGGAAGCTCTCCTCCGTCGAGGCCATCGCCGCGGCGCTCGTCATCCTCGGCGAGAGGGAGCAGGCAGAGACAATCCTCAAGGTCATCCCGTGGGGTCCCCGCTTCCTCGAGCTGAACGCTGAGCCCCTCGCGCTCTACGCGAAGGCGCGTGAC of Methanolinea sp. contains these proteins:
- a CDS encoding glycosyltransferase family 39 protein, producing the protein MAGATLRFYKLDFNSLWLDEAFTYNAAKGSLAEIWNTMEVGDFHPPLFHWIEHFMLALGNSEFILRLVPAIAGICTIPVFYLVGKELADERVGVIAAALLAFSPFHIYYSQEAYSYSLVLLVFSILLYSYLRVLRTGERRFYIAVGILSALAFWIHFYTAIPVSFVYIHAVLHAYWTRGSLSLESLKDVFYSGLTFVVLISPLIPVVIQRYFTLTARPPTYGVLGLPLISETFTRFSSFSPILAILFVVTFAAGALFLYRENKSTFVLWVILISLPLLLSVVLSSKMTMNPRYLIFLLAVFYPGMACAYQWTRRFSTKKWVVFSFIVLFALCYTPTLVSYYSGYTKENWRDLAKIMEQKTYPGDIIVLVPSYLELPFKYYYKNETDETVLLGASSVRELERITYLRGNRTVYYIMTGDVWAANPEGDVVRWLEKNATYKGTLTQIHVFSSP
- a CDS encoding LemA family protein, yielding MLLGALIPWIIALVAILVVVGIILYFVGIYNRFFSLKNASEATLGQIRVAMKKRLDMIEQLLGAVKSYAAFERETFEKVTAMRASVGTAGPGDLNQIERESRSLLGRLFAVAENYPDLKTNSTVMNLMEAVRGVEDEIARQRYTYNNISQQYNTLRDVIPSNIVARILGLQKLEYLEFEEAIQTPPRIAF
- a CDS encoding EF-Tu/IF-2/RF-3 family GTPase — translated: MPNLTVAVIGPAGYAGHLGKKGTVSDITFYNQKRDQTTVTYVEPSRYPERISSLFYAVSMADMALLVVDEITPAFGECVLMLHAAGVREGVLVLRNYLSPDQVVPLVRDTVVGNYALQPDDHNLLRETFLEIAGARGAPGGEGKHGAVPVDHCFPVKGVGTVVLGTVARGTVRVHDELRVLPANRAAHVRSIQKHDDDVPSASAGDRVGLALKGIEADGIDRGDVLSNDPSLVVSGIHHGRAELVRYWPAPLREQMVVHLGHWMQFVPARVAYVNNSGDWRRPEVTFRSERDLVYPPGSPVLIHYLEGGKLRVVGRIVPE
- a CDS encoding nucleoside 2-deoxyribosyltransferase is translated as MYVLACPCISDPGLRARGITRESDLRAFERARERCREFGIEIVDLPCPETLFLGREREPGTFLERLNREEFLALLGRLAAEVREIVRTRGPPLCIVGVNSSPTCGVDTTYYGEDGTGPALREGRGVFLRMFSDIPAIDVTDFSRYRVYLAAPLFSAAERRYNAYIRDLLVSHYFSVFLPQEAGDDSGHRDVHGMREIFSRCCAEIERSDVLVAIIDGADADSGTAWEMGYACARGIPVVALRTDFRRAGPHEHVNLMLEVPSRVVRDERELLRVLRGPKMIQGEEKT
- a CDS encoding polyprenol monophosphomannose synthase, whose amino-acid sequence is MTVLVPTYNERENVESIISAVNQVFARSGIRGHILVVDDNSSDGTIDIVKSLIPRYRNLSLLVRHENHGLSPSLYDGFSLSPSDYIQCIDCDFSHPPELIPEFYRCLKEENRDIVIGSRYIPGGGSVNWPLIRRILSYGAAVLGRFVIPVVHDSGSGFFAINRRVLEGASLAPRGFRMGFEILGKGNWNSVKEIPFIFRNRNQGKSKLKPRIILQFLIQIVGILHYNFILERSGNIVRAWKMHLSRSPAHREHGDLPGGIPPGEKK
- a CDS encoding DUF367 family protein, coding for MIRILAFRDDSCDPRKCTVKRLERAGLATVVPRISRLPRNTLLLDPTAGKALSPADRDRRTLSVLDCSWEVIDGIGLSSFRYRRALPYLVAANPVNFGRPWKLSSVEAIAAALVILGEREQAETILKVIPWGPRFLELNAEPLALYAKARDSSEIIEIQSLFF
- a CDS encoding flippase-like domain-containing protein; translated protein: MGSDRAGKIIHFVQIGLAIAIILAIFSFISASEFLAIIASIDLRFFLLALACYFCNNLLMALRLKRLLAHQGRKIRFKFAFWAHMAGMALSDFTPLRSGYLYTAVVLDKRGVPLETGTATITSTYIYDLLFKISIALLGLWYLYATLISPGLFAVTVVFVTSIAVILAFYFLALYPPRMVRHFAEKWRLGSKLLAIGEEGRKIQQFVPFILCIALLGWLLRGLQWFFVGMSLHVVFRAPYDAFFLSPLLTLFSLVPLTPAGLGIQETAIITFFSLIGIPIALSATFALVVRGGEILVDACGIKGFFVRSQDESALKAHYQAFPGDIDEKAYNSNLLVQRYFQRRKTEMIEKSLDSRGGVLLDLGCGSGVQIAAVRREYKGEVIGIDLNRNALLYARGKNIPGASFILANVHHLPIREGSVNQVICSELIEHLPRPEAVIGEIRRVLVPGGEVVITTPNERSIWGLYELLWDVFGHGRNYGETHLRFFSVPELSSLFSDFTSRSSRTIFFLSPVFALTNSPAFLRAGLKIDEFFERWGWGVSIVFHARK